The window CATCACAATGTTTATACAAAGTTCATAAGTATTTCAGATGTCTTTAACTACAGACTACGAGtagaacagaaagaaagaggaataCAATTCTTACCATGCACAGGTGAATCTATAACCTTCGGCTGTGGAGCATAAACAGTACTTAGACTTCTAAAACATCTGCTATTCAAAATGTCTTGTTTATTGCTTTTGATTGGTTGAACTTACCCAGGCTTCTCATGAACAAAATACAGTGCATCCATTtcacaaagacagacagatctCACAGATTCTGAAATGTAATATACGATATACATATAATATGGACTAAAACAAATTCATATTAATATTGGTCAGAAAGTTGAAAACAATAACAAATGCACTCAACACTTTCCTGAGAACTTCAAATGAAAAGCAAACCATGGGTCACATCGTTGGATGAATGTTGTGTAGACTTAAAGTAGGATATTTGACACCATTTTAAAACCATCCACCCAATTGCATTAAACCAGCAGTATCTATCCCATCTAACCCCTGTTCTCAGTTTATCACAAGGCCTGGGAAAGCAGGGTTCCAACACAGTCTGCCGATGGGCTGAAGAGACCGCTATAGTGTAGGGTCCACAGACAGGCATACACATACTGAGTTGTGGTGTTGGGGCTATCCCTGGCCCACCACCATCATAGATTCAACAGTGGGGTAAGTTAAATACAAATATAATAAATTAAGATGCCAATGCTTCGAGTATAAATCTATACATTAGGCCTATATGGGTTTCAAAGAGTAGGTTTCCAAAGGCACTGTTACAATGGCAGACTTTTCTTTTCCCCCTCCCTTCTTTTTTTAAAAGCGAGACACAGGCGTGAATGATGATAGAAActgcagggagagggggacacaagggagaggaaggggctAAAACTAAAACATTTCACCCCTATGAACCAATCTGCCCTGTGTTGATTTTTCCAGTTTGAAGTTTTTGAGTGGAGCCCTTGGTTTAAACAAACCAAGCGTTGCAAGATAGGCCAATTCAAGTCGATGCAATGGTGATGAGGCAACACAGAAAAGCAAACACACAACAGATGTGCATGAAAGGCAGTTGGAAGCCAGCAAAGTTACCAATGATACCCAACATAACCAGAAGGGGAAGCTGTGGTTCTAGAAAAACATGTTTATACATTGTGATTTCCTCAACAAAGCAACACAATTCCAACTGTGATGGATCATTTAAAAAGCATGTGCGCTTTTGATATTCTTAAAAACAAAATCAAACCCAGGTGGAATTGTGTTTCTTCAAATGAGTCAAGTCTCGGTGTAGAAACTGTGGTTTTGAGCCCCCCTACTCTCTCAATGAAGGGACCCGGCCAATTCCACCCGGGTCATTCGTTCACCATCTCCGAATGAGGCCAAACCATTTGGTCTCGTGAACGTGCCCCTGGCCTGTGGATCCAGAGCCtggagagggatggggaagagAAGAGCACAGGACAGGCAGTGGTGTGACTAGGCCCTGAGGGGAGCGTTCCCGCTCAGCAgctagaggacagacagacagccacactGAAGAGGTTGTTACGCAGAGTCCCATTCGTTCGGCTGGTACTGGATAACCGACTGGCGGTCCGCACTGGTCCGCATCATGTTGTCCAGGACCTCGCGCGCGTTGATGAGTGTGTCCGTGCTGCAGTGGCTGTTGGCTAGAGGGAGGGGCTGCTGTTCTGAGGGGGCAAGGGTCGAGGAGGAGAagtgagagggggtggagggggacgaGACGTGAGCCACTGtgttggaggaagaggaggaggtagaagaggtggaggggttAGTAGCTGTCTGGCTGGACAGAGAGTAAGGCAGAGAGTCTGGATGGTCAAGGATATAGTAGTCCTGGTGGGCGCTGTTGATTAAAGGCTGATCTGACCACTGCTGTAGCTGTGGTTGTATCTGCTGTGGCGACTGTAGCTGCCGCTGTTTGATCAGCGGTGGCTGTAGAGGTTGCTGCAGAATGTGTGCTGTGTTCTGGGCGGCGAGTGCGTGCCGCGATATCAGTCTCTCCAGGTCAAAGTCGGAGCCCCCTGTCAGGCTGATCAGGCCCAGGACTCCCTCCGTGCtgtctggggagggagaggagctcACCGTCAGGTCCAGGACCTCCTCCCCAACCCGGAAGGGCTTGGTGGTGGAGGTTGGAGCGGGCTGCATTGGGGGCAGGGAGGGGAAGTGGTGGGGGAAGTGGGAGAAGATGCTGGCCATGCTGGGGAGCTGGTTGATCGGGCTGGGCTGGGGTTTGGGCTGTAGTAGAGGCTTGACCTGTAAAGGCTTGGCCTGGATCAGGCTCTGGTAGAAGTTCTGAGTCCTATGGCTCTGGCTGTGGGGCTGGCTGTAGGGCTTGGCAAGCAGGTGTATTTCCTGAAGCTGCCGCTGCTCGGCTAGCCTCTGCTCCTGGGCATGCTGCTCCCTCTCCTTGCGCCTCCTCTTTACCTCCTCATCCATTTTGAGAAGCTCCACTCGCACACGGGCCACGCAGTTTTCTGGGATCTTGATacctaggagagaaagagagggtattAGGTTTACATTTGTTTATACAAGTCGATAATTTGGCTCAATTGATAGCAGCGTAGCCTGTTGTGCCGTTTGATTTTGGCCACTGAAAAAACACATTTGCCAAGACAttcagtgatggtgtgtgtgtgtgtgtgtgtgtgtgtgtgtgtgtgtgtgtgtgggaattgCATGAAGTTGTTGAGTACTCACCGACTTGCTTGTTACTATTTTTGGTTTTGAGGCGTACGATCTGCAGGATGCTGGAGCtggtgatgtcagagaccacGTCAGCCACGCGCTTCCAGACACGCAGCAGCGCCCCGCACAGCATGTGGTACTGGCGCAGACGCATACCCTGCAGACACTCCTGTCCCTCCTCAATCTTCTTACACTTCCCGTTCCAGTTAGCATGGCTACATTTCCCAAAGGAGAAATTGAACTGGCTCTCCCAGCTGTCCTTGGCTTGGTCTGGGGTCACCTAGGAGGGGAACCCCATGTTAAACACCTGTTTGTATGTATATTGGACCTTACAGCCCTGTTTCTATCCTGTAATGTATTTCCTGTTTCACTACTTTGTTTATTCCACTAGAGGGAAGCATACACTACAGAAAACCACAACAGAGACATTTCCCGCAAAACAACAAAGACAAATCTTGCCATGTTCTGAGTGGAAACCTGTGTGCATGTCAGTAAACCCGATAGCTGTTCCTTCAGCCGACCAACAGACTTCTATCCGTGTgggtgtgtccctgtgtgtgcacggtgtgtgtgtgtcagactgagCCCTACCTTGCGGTAGCGTTGCTGCAGGTTGTCCAGGCTCTCAGGGTGGGCCTGCTTGCCGATGTTGGGCTTGTAGACGATGAAGTTCCTCCCTCGGCCCTGCTCCGCCAGCAGCACACAAGGGTGGTTCCCCCGCAACTGAGGAACACATAGGAGATGGAAATTATTTTAAAGTTCTGTAAAATACTTTCATGTGTTTTCCTCTGGGCACTATTGAACTCCGTCTGTACAATTGTTTTAAACcaccaataaatcaaatcaagaaaGAAGCGGAAGATTTATAGTGCGTTTAACTGGGACACTGGCAGTGTTAAAGTGTTTGCCTGGAGGGTAATTGTAGACTGAATAGTAATTTCTTTGTTGAATTGTAGTATGAACCAAGTGAATGTAACTacagtataatttaaaaaaacagcaTCAGGAAGGACGAGACAGTGTATATTGTTCACTCTTGCCACTACAATTAATACTGAATAAAATTATCCTTCTTTAGGTTCACAACTCCATTCTACTCCCTTGATGTGGGATGAAAGAGCCCCACTCCAAAGAACAGAGAATTGAACAGAGGAAACTGGACCCATCTGAACTGTCATTCACCTCTGGGAAACAGCCAGTCTGGAAGCTATTCCAGTGCTGATTGAGCCCTGAGGaggtacagggactcacagtatCACAGGCTTCCTGGTACTGCATCAGTATGCGTGCTGGGACATGCAGAGCATCGCTCTCTGCTCTATGGTAGTCAGCTAGACTCACCTTGTAGGAGAGGTAGAAGCCTTCGTCAGGACTGTTGAGGTTCTGGGCCTTCTCGTAGGCCTCCTCCCAGGGCATCCCTCTATCCACGCTGATCTATAGGGGTGACAGGGCAGAGGGCAAAGTTTAGAGTAGCTGCCCTATGGGAAAGCAATACGCAGAAAGTACCCACTATAGGCATGAGTCAatattctaacacacacaaaaatcaGTGCCCaaacccacccctccccctcccgcgCCTGCACGCACAGCTCTCGGTCCTGGTTGTGTTGGTTTGAAATGTCAACTCTAGGTTAGCCTGCAGCGAAGGCAAGGCAGGAAGCCGGAGACACTAGTAATTATCTCTTTGCCTCTTTGGTTGTGTATGTGGGAAACACTACTCTTTTGTTGTGTCGCGTCAATGATAGGAagtgttttgtttttatttctaGGTTTAGATGTAATGTCTACTTTTCAGGCCAGAGAAGAGGCAACAGCACTgattttgttacacaacacagaTCAGCATGCAAATCTATGTACATTTGGTATGAGGCGTCACTGCAAAAATATAGATTGATAATCATATTGTACATGAATAATGTACCAATGTACCATGGGAGTGATGCCTACCTTGTAGAGCACAACCTGTCCGTCCTGGGGGTTACCCACTGTCATGAAGGTTTCCTGTTTCTCCTCATAGATTTCATCGTTACCTGGGGCCAGATCTGAAAGACAGGACACAGTGTTCCAGTCAGGAGAcatatctatcatctctatacagAGCCTCAGTACCATCACAAGCTGTCAGCCTCATGCTTCTGTTCATGGAAGAATATTCTAGGAAGGCCAAATGCAGCACGGCGGATTTGTTTGAATGGTATGTGGAATGCTATTCATATGCAGTATATGGTTCTAAATATGTATAGTTGGCCTTTACTATACAACCTAAggggctccagagtggcacaggggtttaaggcactgcatcttagtgctagaggcgtcactacagaccctggttcgattccaggctgtatcacaaccggctgtgattgagagtcccatagggcggcgcacaattggcccagcgtcgtccgggttagggtttggcaagggggaggccgtcactgtaaataagaatttgttcctaaccgatttgcctagttaaataaatacaaattaaataaataaatatgggaaAGTGCACCCTTTTATTGACTCGGGTTTTATGTGTAGACATAAAATATCCAAGCACCACTACCACCTCATGTTAAGAGTCTCCATACTGTAATGTAGAAATGCTGCCTAGTGTGAGTGTTGGAACTCTATACCTAAGATGCCCATGTCGTATTTGCCCTCCTTCTTGTCCTTTTCGATCAGGTAGTCAAAGTTGTCAGTGAAGTACTGGAACAGAGAGTTCTGCTTGTGGACCTCCAAGCCCAGGATCCTGTTGAGGAACTTGGTGATGCTGCAGTCTTTCTCAGTACTGAGACCAAAGCGAGGCTCCTTGCAGAAGATGCCCACGTCCATCATGCCATGCTTCATGTCTGAAACAGGGAATAAAGTCATTATTTCAATGTAGCTTTGGACAGGACTTGCATAATGTTTGGGACACGCACTCAACATACCTCTGAAGAACAGGGAATCGCCCCCGGGGTAGCCTTTGGGAGGGGACACCTTGCTCTCAATGTGACCCAGGATGGCTTTGGTGATCTTATCTAGAGCCTTGGTACCATACTACAGAGAATACAAATAGGGATACAGGTCATTTAAGAGGTCAGGACACTGTCCATCCCCCCAGAATCTCCAATACAACGAATCACAGGTAATGCCAATTTGACTTCTATACAAGCAGAAGCATGATCACTGTTGGCGTAATTCAAGCCAGTGCATACCTTGTTTTCAAAGTTGTATTTGCTCAGGTCTCTGGACTCTGTGGCTCTCCTGTCACCGTGGGTCAATGCACCCTGGACATAGGAACACACTGTTAGCACTAAagtcttgtttgtgtgtgtggaaacaCCAGCTACAAACACACATTTTTCTCAACTTCATCAGACACCTAAAGCATAGAGGCACTGAATTGACACCACTGCCAAAACATGTCAAATTCACAGATTGTGACTGAAGGTCCACTTGAAGCCAGCTGCTGCATTATCTGGTGCCCACAAAGGAATGTTCTGGGATGAAAACAAAGGGGTGTTTCTGCCAGATATGAGGTCACTGCTCATCTGGAGGCAGCCAAACATGTACTCAGCGgctaggagagaggggaggaagagaggctgGGTCCTGGCATGGCATAACCCATTCTGAGGCGGGCAGAGacacctccctcccccctcccttcagAGAGAGAATGCAAATGAATGACTGgagtaaagacattacaatatGGAAAACTGTCTCATAGGAATCTCATAATTACCCAGACCTGGGTGTGTTCCAAAGTCTGAAAATAACCTTATTATTCAGACCAAAGGAGGACCGGAGGCATTTCCTGGGTTTGAAATGTTGCGTGAAAGGTGTTTATGTGAACTCAGGTGACTATACAGAGCAGCTGGTCAATAGGACAGAGAAGTGCCTAGACAGGGTGTGatagtgggggggtggggggagagataTACTGACTACGGGAGAAAAGGGTGGCCCCTGCTCCTAAGTTATTAGCTCAGCATACCAATCTTCACTCCAGTAAAACACAGACGTATGGGATGTGTAGTAGTTGAGGTAAGAGCCACACGTACCAGGCTCTCCAGTCTCTTGGCCACGATGGAGGCAAAGCGTCTCTCCCCGGCCAGCTCAGAGATGAGGAAGATGTACTCTGGAGCCGTCACCTGGTTGGAGCGATGGGTACGACCTGGTGAAtcacacacagaggaggaagacCAGTCAGAACAGACAGACTCAGACGGAACAAGTTGGTTTGGTTGATTTCAATGATGTATGAACAGAGGCTGATTTCCTGGTAAATCTGTCTCTGAATAGAGAAGTGTCTTACTAAGAGCCACCCAGCACATCTTTTCTATGGAACATATTTTTCCTGGAACACCTAAGCCacctgactgtttgtgtgtgtgtgtgtgtgtgtgtgtattgttgttagTGTAAACAGTGTCTGTCAATCAGGCCCACACATGCCAACCCACGCAGTAAGTTGCTCCAGTTAAGTCAGTTAATTACTGCAAACAATTCATTCACAGACGCACAGTGTGTGCGCACAGGCCTGCTTTTCCACTGTTGTTGGGTGCAAAATTGCTGTATATCTAGCAGACAGCACCGGATATTAAGGCTAATTATATTATTCTGATTTAGTCGAACACCTCTCTCCCTGCAGCCAGACAAAACTGCACCACCTCCAAATTAAGTTTCTCAGCATTAATACATGTGACTCATTCTAATCATTAGAATGTCTCACCTCCTTAGGTCCAAAAAGACAAAACATTTTAATTTGATATACATCAAATGATGAAATCTGTCTTTAGGGAAGGTCATTTGAAGAGGCAGCAGTTACTAATGAAATTACATTTTATCAGGCTAGGGTGAAACACATCTAGCAGTGGATTGTGTAAAGAGAGATTACAGGTTACACAcactgagtgacagtgtgtgtgtaacctgcaTTGAGGAGAGTCTAACCCTGACCATAACCATGAACACGACCTAACCTATCTGActcctgacctttaacccctggTCCTCTCCAGACTCACCAAACTGCTGAATGGCTCTGTCTGCACTCCAGGGCAGCTCCAGCGTCATGTGGACCCTCCGACACTGGTTCTTCACCCGCTTGTCTGCCTGCAGGGAGATGCCCGAGCTGGCCGCCTCTGAGATGATGGCCACcagctggggagaggaggagagaggggtggaggagagcggGAAGGAGGTTAGCAGatagaaaaaaaaacactaaCACTGCAAGACAGACCACAGAATAAATGCTGTGGTATGCTGTCATAAGATATCACAGGATCGTGATTTTCTAAGCAAGAACAAACACATTCTGTGAGCGAGGCCCTTCGACTCACAGAGCCACTTGTGATACATGTTGAATGTTTCTAGAGAGGTTGCCTGGTGCTCAAATAGCAGTCCAGTCCAGTGTCTCACCTTCTCTCCACACATGAAGCGGTCCTTCTCCTTAAGGTTGATGTGGTCGATGGTATGGCTCTGCTCCGCACGCGACTCGTAGCGCACGCTCCCGTCAGGCCGTCGCACCACACGCCCCTTACGACCAGTCATCTACAAAAGAGGTTAGAAGGCGTCAACGGAGAACTACAGCCCAGTTCGTATCCAGTATTCATCTCACCCTTTTTCTGATGGAGCCCTTACATTACACGTACTTCATTCAAATGTCTCTCTTTCAGAGTACTCTTTTTCTATCAGATTGAATGGACACTTCTCTGCAACATAGGGGTACGTACCTCCGAGACTTTCTCTGGACCTCCCAACTTGTCGATGAGTTCATCCAGAGTGTTCAGAGGTAGCTCCTTCCCCAGGTCAGCGATCTTGTTCAGGAGGTCCTGTTTCATCTCCTCTATCCTGGCTGTGGAGAACCCAACCAAACCCAGACAGAGAGGCATGTTAACGACTGTAACCAGagtcacacacagtcataaaACCACCAAGGAGAGACCACAGGAAGATGCCCCCCAAATGTCTGCCAAGTGTTTTTACTGTCAACGAAGATGACGTCGTCGTCGTTGTTGTTGTCCAGCAGGGAGTCGGGTGAGGAGTTGGAGTCGGTGTCCATGCCGTCCGTGTCCGTGCTGCTGTCGTCACTGATGTTGATTACACCCCCCGGATCCACCATGGTGTGCTTTGGGAACTTGGGCTGCCGGCCCCTgggcttacctagtggacagaaCGCACATGAGTGAATTCAGACTGTGGCTCAGTGGCTTCACCTGAATAGTCCATGATGAGATTTTAACCGGATGTGATGAGGCAACACTTTGCAACATATACAAATAAAATTGCTATTATCATTATATAATAGGTGTGTAACGGTTCACCACGTATTGTGGTTTTGGGGAGGGGTCACACGGTTCGGTTTTGGTAAGACAGGAAAATTAAATGCCACCCATAATGTTCAGCATTTGCAATGTTCCTGGCATGGTCTGTTGTGACCGGATTGTTATGTTGGGCCTTTCAAGTTTCCACTCGAACGCTGTGAGGTGGGACCATGTAGGATGTGGAAATTTAACCGTTATGACGTTGTAAATAACAGTTGGATGCATTCATGTGATTTGAACTCGTTGAGAACTGCCGATTGGCTAAATGGTTCTAAATGCTTCTAAACCAATTCTAGAGTTCAAAAACCACATTAATAGATGGCTTTtgataaataatgttttgttgttgcatttaactgccTGGAAATACTGTTATAGAGGCCATTTCCTTAATAGTTGAcgtcagaggtcagcatgtgggagaagtgTGTGCTCAGGATGGAtgagtttcccactagtaattaccagtttgAGGGGCCGTTCATGTGGTAAATTCCCACTTGGTTACAAACGCACCACAACACTGCCTCCATCAGATGCGGACTCTCATaaaagggtgtgtgtctgtgacacgGTACATCTCTCGCTTTGGGGCAATCTCCCGCTTTGGGGTAATCTCCCACAAGAGGGAAGTTCATGGAACATGTCTCTAGCACTTTCACAAGGTGCTATAATCCCCTATTCTCAACCACCGAGAATGGGAGCATATCTGCggtgtaaaaaataaacatagcCGACCTATTGCTCGTCATTTGTTTGGCCCAGGCAGAATCAGCTGCCAAGGGCTGATTGGATGTGGAGGGGAgaccgttgttgttgttgtttctgacACGCTGATCAGACCACCCGCCTTGCATGCGCATACATTCAATCATTTAATCCAAACTGCTCGTGAACGTCAACGGGCGTCTGCATAGCCAGGCGCTATAATAGGACTTGGTTCTATTTGAAACGCTTGAAGCaatgcaagtcccgcctctcccatctactcattggtttttccgagcatatacccacatgggtgattgaacgATGAACGAGGTCCATACTCtagtccagttggtggcggtaatgcatcTTAAAagttgccaaccaccatataaaatccacagaagaagaatgaacgagacaagattaaatcaaagaaaaacaaactaaaaacaaactaggtttccccttttaTCTTTGGATAAAATGTCGGTGTAGAGAACACACGATGTTGTGTGACCATACTATAACCATTTCAGGTAAAACAACAACCCAATGTTAAATCTCACAGGACAAATCAGCTAGCAACAGTAAGCTAGCTATGTTTTATATGCTTTTCGGCCTTAATATAGTTGGTTTtggtattttaacctgtgtgtcatgAACACGTCCGGTAGGgatagacaaaatcaacatgcaccCGCGGAACTGGTTTGGTCATCATGTTAGTGTTTCCGTCTTGCTCCGGTATAAAGGGATGACGTAAATGTGTCAACATATTTGAGGTGTTGGCAGCTGCATATTCTCATTGAGCGTGGCATCATACCGTTAATGTGTTATCCACAACTCTCTGTCCATCGTCGTTGGAATCTACCGGGAAGCCAAGATTTCGGAAACCATACAGAACTAGTTCCCGTCTGCGCCTCACAAAAGGACAGTTTGAAATGTGCCAATTAAGATTTAAACTTTGATTACAACGTAGTTGTTTTAATAGAATTATCTTAGATTTACTCATGAGGCAGAGGCCTACAACGCAGCATACGCACATCCCATAGGCcttgtgtttttttaatgtattagtTTGAGTTGTGGACAGAAGCGAGGTCCCCGTACCGTCGGTACTAATACCGTTACACCCCTGTTATATAAGCAAACTCTTGACCTGACAACACAAATGCTAATTTAGACAAAGCACCTCACAGGGGGAGCGCAGAGCTCTTAGTATTTTAGTTGACGTACGTTTTCTCTTGTTTCCAGGCGCTTTCTCTCTCCTCGGCTTCTCAGAGGGAAAGTGTTTCTGTACCAGAGCTTTGAACACCCCCCTGAGGAGAAAAGACCAGACAGACGGTTATCATCTGAATCTACCACTGTGGAAGGCTGACAGGATGTCAGGATGGTTCTGACAGGTTATAGAGATGTGAGTAACAAACTCTGATTGACCTTATCATATACATTTCATGTCTCCCAGGGTCAGacggtccagacagacagagagggtaatTTCCAGCCTGACACCAAGCTTTGCTCCCGGGTAGAACATGACTGCAGGtagagatctaggatcagcttaccctccccAAATCCTAGCCCTTAACCATTAGCTGGAAAAACAGATGAATTGAATTTGGATCAGTGTCTAGGGGAAGATTCATCCTACACCCTCAGGTAGTGGTGTTTGAGAAAAGTGACGGGTTCTGACTAAACCTTTGACTGAAGCTGGAGAGTGACAAATGGAATGTCTTTTAACTAGGAACCGGTAATGTACCCGGCAACAGACAACTGATTCATGTGAAAACCACAGGCACGTCAGACAGAAAAGTTCCAGTTACACTAGATGAAagctgtggtgttgtgtgtgaggTTTGAGTCAGGGCTGAGACAAAGATCAATTTGCTCCAATACTGTACTTAACCAAGGCTTCAGAGAGCCAAGGACACAGGACTTACTCTGCTGCAGATACGAATCTGTCCAGGTGCCCATCGTTCTCATCCAGGACCTCTCTGGTTCGGGCCTCTCCTGTAGACTGCAGACCAATCACAATGCACTGGGAGGGGAGAAACAAGACATGAGCAGAGTGTCACACTTAAACATATCAACAAGGAAAAACATGGCTCTATTTTCCTTGCCCATTCAAATGCAGGGATAATTGTGATAACGCCTCTTGGCCAGAGATTCCCATCTAAATGACAatcatggttaaataaaggattaATAAATGAATACAAGTGCTGGTCAGTCTCACCTTGCCAGCCTCCAGCTCCTTATTGGCCAGCTCCACCAGGCAGCGGACCTTGGCGGCGATGCAGAGGTATTTGAAGAAGCGCTGGTGAGAAGACCAGAACTGACCCCACAGGGACTTCCTGCTGACCAAGCACAGCTCATCTGCTGCACGCATGAACACAGCCAGAGTCTCCGCCCACTGAGGACACACATATACAAGTCACATCTTTAGACATACTGTAACAGGGCAGTTACACACAGTtcacacatcactacacacacacacacacaggtaaaatTACACAGTCTAGACACAAACAAATGCAGT is drawn from Oncorhynchus tshawytscha isolate Ot180627B linkage group LG05, Otsh_v2.0, whole genome shotgun sequence and contains these coding sequences:
- the si:ch73-63e15.2 gene encoding protein strawberry notch homolog 2 isoform X1; translated protein: MPTLPSPSLAMDGENYLHPEGPQLDSSMFEVASSNMESSMYPSASWGSFSQQSVGYSAHCPMQSGNQQYHLNDTMPDMHIDMFSHSGFHDDFPCLNLPRNGGFPQDLSCIDDLSNNSLFSSPADSLSEYADAQDFIHADNLAHVPTLWDINTPAQSQLELNANRFQGLSSLEDISAIISTPPLGGYQVQRTQTPAEEEEEEEETEELGHVDTYADYKPSKSTIGISHPDIVVETNTLSSVPPPDITYTLSIPNLTINCGLLSALQLEAIIYACQQHEVILQNNQRAGFLIGDGAGVGKGRTVAGIILENYLKGRKKALWFSVSNDLKYDAERDLKDINAPTIPVHALNKIKYGDTATSEGVLFATYSALIGESQAGGQRRTRLKQILDWCKPGFDGVIVFDECHKAKNATSTKMGKAVLDLQHKLPLARVVYASATGASEPKNMIYMSRLGIWGDGTPFKTFDDFLHAIEKRGVGAMEIVAMDMKVSGMYIARQLSFSGVSFRIEEISLDDDFKLVYNKSAKLWAETLAVFMRAADELCLVSRKSLWGQFWSSHQRFFKYLCIAAKVRCLVELANKELEAGKCIVIGLQSTGEARTREVLDENDGHLDRFVSAAEGVFKALVQKHFPSEKPRREKAPGNKRKRKPRGRQPKFPKHTMVDPGGVINISDDSSTDTDGMDTDSNSSPDSLLDNNNDDDVIFVDTRIEEMKQDLLNKIADLGKELPLNTLDELIDKLGGPEKVSEMTGRKGRVVRRPDGSVRYESRAEQSHTIDHINLKEKDRFMCGEKLVAIISEAASSGISLQADKRVKNQCRRVHMTLELPWSADRAIQQFGRTHRSNQVTAPEYIFLISELAGERRFASIVAKRLESLGALTHGDRRATESRDLSKYNFENKYGTKALDKITKAILGHIESKVSPPKGYPGGDSLFFRDMKHGMMDVGIFCKEPRFGLSTEKDCSITKFLNRILGLEVHKQNSLFQYFTDNFDYLIEKDKKEGKYDMGILDLAPGNDEIYEEKQETFMTVGNPQDGQVVLYKISVDRGMPWEEAYEKAQNLNSPDEGFYLSYKLRGNHPCVLLAEQGRGRNFIVYKPNIGKQAHPESLDNLQQRYRKVTPDQAKDSWESQFNFSFGKCSHANWNGKCKKIEEGQECLQGMRLRQYHMLCGALLRVWKRVADVVSDITSSSILQIVRLKTKNSNKQVGIKIPENCVARVRVELLKMDEEVKRRRKEREQHAQEQRLAEQRQLQEIHLLAKPYSQPHSQSHRTQNFYQSLIQAKPLQVKPLLQPKPQPSPINQLPSMASIFSHFPHHFPSLPPMQPAPTSTTKPFRVGEEVLDLTVSSSPSPDSTEGVLGLISLTGGSDFDLERLISRHALAAQNTAHILQQPLQPPLIKQRQLQSPQQIQPQLQQWSDQPLINSAHQDYYILDHPDSLPYSLSSQTATNPSTSSTSSSSSNTVAHVSSPSTPSHFSSSTLAPSEQQPLPLANSHCSTDTLINAREVLDNMMRTSADRQSVIQYQPNEWDSA
- the si:ch73-63e15.2 gene encoding protein strawberry notch homolog 2 isoform X2; this encodes MPVGFCASLTLEEGSMVSVQSAWPPWIMEPDDWQYHLNDTMPDMHIDMFSHSGFHDDFPCLNLPRNGGFPQDLSCIDDLSNNSLFSSPADSLSEYADAQDFIHADNLAHVPTLWDINTPAQSQLELNANRFQGLSSLEDISAIISTPPLGGYQVQRTQTPAEEEEEEEETEELGHVDTYADYKPSKSTIGISHPDIVVETNTLSSVPPPDITYTLSIPNLTINCGLLSALQLEAIIYACQQHEVILQNNQRAGFLIGDGAGVGKGRTVAGIILENYLKGRKKALWFSVSNDLKYDAERDLKDINAPTIPVHALNKIKYGDTATSEGVLFATYSALIGESQAGGQRRTRLKQILDWCKPGFDGVIVFDECHKAKNATSTKMGKAVLDLQHKLPLARVVYASATGASEPKNMIYMSRLGIWGDGTPFKTFDDFLHAIEKRGVGAMEIVAMDMKVSGMYIARQLSFSGVSFRIEEISLDDDFKLVYNKSAKLWAETLAVFMRAADELCLVSRKSLWGQFWSSHQRFFKYLCIAAKVRCLVELANKELEAGKCIVIGLQSTGEARTREVLDENDGHLDRFVSAAEGVFKALVQKHFPSEKPRREKAPGNKRKRKPRGRQPKFPKHTMVDPGGVINISDDSSTDTDGMDTDSNSSPDSLLDNNNDDDVIFVDTRIEEMKQDLLNKIADLGKELPLNTLDELIDKLGGPEKVSEMTGRKGRVVRRPDGSVRYESRAEQSHTIDHINLKEKDRFMCGEKLVAIISEAASSGISLQADKRVKNQCRRVHMTLELPWSADRAIQQFGRTHRSNQVTAPEYIFLISELAGERRFASIVAKRLESLGALTHGDRRATESRDLSKYNFENKYGTKALDKITKAILGHIESKVSPPKGYPGGDSLFFRDMKHGMMDVGIFCKEPRFGLSTEKDCSITKFLNRILGLEVHKQNSLFQYFTDNFDYLIEKDKKEGKYDMGILDLAPGNDEIYEEKQETFMTVGNPQDGQVVLYKISVDRGMPWEEAYEKAQNLNSPDEGFYLSYKLRGNHPCVLLAEQGRGRNFIVYKPNIGKQAHPESLDNLQQRYRKVTPDQAKDSWESQFNFSFGKCSHANWNGKCKKIEEGQECLQGMRLRQYHMLCGALLRVWKRVADVVSDITSSSILQIVRLKTKNSNKQVGIKIPENCVARVRVELLKMDEEVKRRRKEREQHAQEQRLAEQRQLQEIHLLAKPYSQPHSQSHRTQNFYQSLIQAKPLQVKPLLQPKPQPSPINQLPSMASIFSHFPHHFPSLPPMQPAPTSTTKPFRVGEEVLDLTVSSSPSPDSTEGVLGLISLTGGSDFDLERLISRHALAAQNTAHILQQPLQPPLIKQRQLQSPQQIQPQLQQWSDQPLINSAHQDYYILDHPDSLPYSLSSQTATNPSTSSTSSSSSNTVAHVSSPSTPSHFSSSTLAPSEQQPLPLANSHCSTDTLINAREVLDNMMRTSADRQSVIQYQPNEWDSA